In Gemmata obscuriglobus, a single genomic region encodes these proteins:
- the miaA gene encoding tRNA (adenosine(37)-N6)-dimethylallyltransferase MiaA — MSAFNNAVILTGPTACGKSALALDLAERIGGEIVGLDSMTVYRGMDIGTAKPSAAERARVPHHLIDVLDPWESLTVAWWLERAEAACADITARGKVPIFVGGTPFYLKALLHGLFDGPPGDPELRAKLESEAVQEGNVVLHARLAVVDPKTAARLHPNDVRRVVRALEVHQLTGKPISDWQQTWDTPAFAGASQPAPPPVRVPAVRIDLPRETLYDRINRRVLQMIDAGFLDEVRRLRELPHPLSREAKQALGYRELLQYLDVGGDWDETVALIQTHTRQFAKRQLTWFRHLPACVPVPADAPDAADRVLRAWEAARMAS, encoded by the coding sequence ATGTCCGCATTCAACAACGCCGTTATCCTGACCGGGCCGACCGCCTGTGGGAAGTCCGCGCTGGCCCTCGACCTCGCCGAGCGCATCGGCGGCGAGATCGTCGGGCTCGACTCCATGACCGTCTACCGCGGCATGGACATCGGAACCGCGAAGCCGTCCGCGGCGGAACGGGCGCGGGTCCCGCACCACCTGATCGACGTTCTCGACCCGTGGGAGTCGCTGACGGTCGCGTGGTGGCTCGAACGGGCCGAGGCCGCGTGTGCCGACATTACCGCACGGGGGAAGGTGCCGATCTTCGTCGGCGGCACGCCGTTTTACCTGAAGGCGCTGTTGCACGGGCTGTTCGACGGGCCGCCCGGCGACCCGGAGTTGCGCGCGAAACTCGAGTCCGAGGCCGTGCAAGAAGGGAACGTCGTGCTTCACGCCCGGCTCGCGGTTGTGGACCCGAAGACCGCCGCGCGCCTGCACCCGAACGATGTGCGGCGCGTGGTTCGCGCGCTGGAGGTGCATCAACTCACCGGGAAGCCCATTTCCGACTGGCAGCAGACCTGGGACACGCCCGCGTTCGCGGGGGCGTCGCAACCCGCACCGCCCCCGGTGCGCGTTCCGGCCGTGCGAATCGATCTGCCGCGCGAGACCCTGTACGACCGCATCAACAGACGAGTCCTTCAGATGATCGACGCGGGCTTCCTCGACGAGGTGAGGCGGCTCCGTGAACTACCGCACCCGCTCAGCCGCGAGGCGAAGCAGGCACTCGGCTACCGCGAACTGCTTCAGTACCTGGATGTCGGCGGCGACTGGGACGAGACCGTGGCCCTCATCCAGACCCACACCCGGCAGTTCGCGAAGCGCCAGCTCACGTGGTTCCGCCACCTCCCGGCCTGCGTTCCCGTCCCCGCGGACGCTCCCGACGCGGCGGACCGCGTGCTGCGCGCCTGGGAAGCCGCTAGAATGGCGTCATGA
- a CDS encoding MFS transporter, whose protein sequence is MPSASVPPDAPTGHPPGFWFFFWGEFAERCSYYGMRAILAKYMIDKLGVAEGDAGTFMSLFIAACYFFPLLGGYIADNFLGKYWTIVGFSVPYVVAQFLVGMEDKYIVFMSLVLLAMGSGVIKPNISTLMGLTYDQQRPGQDQLRTSAFSWFYMAINIGAWLSQMAMPWLRNKYGYQVAFLFPAGLMAMALVIFALGKRFYGKERIERKVVTAPGTQPPDGRTITGLPVVYKAVTPEEKRADFKLKMETLSRIGLLFLTVMFFWAIFDQSASTWIFFADTYMDCTLFGIPAPADAIQSFNALFIIILVPISVLLFKSLDRAGMGIKATQKLALGFILTGLSMAIMSVAGSLAGAKQEMLKVTTAEGVLVLPKADASDLSKVSGTAKVGTDVPVSATDFAFDEGKKKLSFANGTITLKNGQVLTVSGGHLVTSAVPNAGDLTAGGVAEPLLKSDQDIAAVKRDSSDKATLESIGWVKPEERVTVWWQVLAYLIITVAEILISVTGLELAFVAAPKTMKSFVTGCWLAVVFLANLLINAPITRLYQHLSPSAYFAMLGGAMVVVVVVFIPIAAQFNRAMLRMKEAEDAAKAAEGNTEAV, encoded by the coding sequence GTGCCATCCGCCTCCGTCCCGCCCGACGCACCCACGGGCCACCCGCCGGGGTTCTGGTTCTTCTTCTGGGGCGAATTCGCCGAACGGTGCTCGTACTACGGGATGCGGGCGATCCTTGCGAAGTACATGATCGACAAGTTGGGCGTGGCCGAGGGAGACGCCGGCACGTTCATGTCACTGTTCATCGCGGCTTGCTACTTCTTCCCGCTACTCGGCGGGTACATCGCAGACAACTTCCTCGGCAAGTACTGGACCATCGTCGGGTTCTCGGTGCCCTATGTGGTGGCCCAGTTCCTTGTCGGCATGGAGGATAAGTACATCGTGTTCATGTCACTCGTACTGCTCGCGATGGGCAGTGGGGTGATCAAACCGAACATATCCACCCTGATGGGCCTGACGTACGACCAGCAGCGGCCCGGCCAGGACCAGTTGAGAACCAGTGCGTTCAGTTGGTTTTACATGGCCATCAACATCGGCGCATGGCTGTCGCAGATGGCAATGCCGTGGCTGCGGAACAAGTACGGTTACCAAGTCGCGTTCCTATTTCCGGCCGGTTTAATGGCGATGGCGCTGGTCATTTTCGCGCTCGGTAAGCGGTTCTACGGCAAGGAACGCATCGAGCGCAAGGTGGTGACGGCGCCCGGCACACAACCGCCCGACGGCCGAACGATCACCGGCCTGCCGGTCGTCTACAAGGCGGTCACGCCGGAAGAGAAGCGGGCGGACTTCAAGTTGAAGATGGAAACGCTCAGCCGCATCGGCCTGTTGTTCCTCACCGTCATGTTCTTCTGGGCCATCTTCGACCAGTCCGCGAGCACCTGGATCTTCTTCGCTGACACTTACATGGACTGCACGCTGTTCGGGATCCCGGCCCCGGCCGACGCGATCCAAAGCTTCAACGCGCTGTTCATCATTATCCTGGTACCGATCAGCGTGTTGTTGTTCAAAAGCCTCGACCGCGCGGGTATGGGAATAAAGGCGACTCAGAAGCTGGCCCTCGGCTTCATCCTCACCGGCCTGAGCATGGCGATCATGAGCGTCGCCGGGTCCCTGGCCGGGGCCAAGCAGGAGATGCTAAAGGTTACCACGGCCGAAGGAGTGTTAGTGCTGCCAAAAGCCGACGCCAGCGACCTGAGCAAGGTCAGCGGAACCGCGAAAGTGGGCACCGACGTGCCGGTGTCGGCGACCGACTTCGCGTTCGACGAGGGCAAGAAGAAGCTGAGCTTCGCGAACGGCACGATCACGCTGAAAAACGGTCAGGTGTTAACCGTTTCGGGCGGCCACCTCGTAACGAGTGCGGTACCGAATGCCGGCGACTTAACCGCGGGCGGAGTGGCCGAGCCGCTGCTGAAATCGGACCAGGATATCGCCGCCGTCAAGCGGGACTCCAGTGACAAGGCAACACTCGAATCGATCGGCTGGGTTAAGCCGGAAGAGCGGGTGACGGTGTGGTGGCAGGTGCTCGCGTACCTGATCATCACCGTCGCCGAAATCCTGATCTCGGTGACCGGTTTGGAGTTGGCATTCGTGGCCGCGCCGAAGACGATGAAGAGCTTTGTCACCGGGTGCTGGCTGGCGGTCGTATTCTTGGCCAACCTGCTGATCAACGCTCCGATCACACGCCTCTACCAACACCTCTCGCCGAGCGCTTACTTCGCGATGCTCGGCGGGGCAATGGTCGTTGTCGTTGTGGTGTTCATCCCGATTGCGGCCCAGTTCAACCGCGCGATGCTCCGGATGAAAGAAGCCGAAGACGCCGCAAAGGCTGCTGAGGGCAACACCGAAGCGGTGTAG
- the ybeY gene encoding rRNA maturation RNase YbeY, translating into MIRVSVANPYEYPLEFQQLKDAARAVLEGEGVKAGKVTLAFVDNPHIHRLNKQFLNHNEPTDVLTFPYTDPGAKSLEGEVVIGYEVAKEYAADRNHAFNLELLLYVVHGCLHLTGYDDTDDDSEREMRAKEREYLTKLGLPDIAGN; encoded by the coding sequence ATGATCCGAGTATCCGTCGCGAACCCGTATGAGTACCCGCTCGAGTTCCAGCAACTCAAGGACGCCGCGCGCGCCGTGCTGGAGGGCGAGGGCGTGAAAGCCGGCAAGGTTACGCTCGCGTTCGTGGACAACCCGCACATCCACCGGCTCAACAAGCAGTTCCTGAACCACAACGAGCCGACGGACGTGCTGACCTTTCCGTACACCGACCCCGGCGCGAAGTCGCTGGAAGGGGAGGTGGTCATCGGGTACGAGGTGGCGAAGGAGTACGCCGCCGACCGCAACCACGCGTTCAACCTCGAACTGCTGCTGTACGTCGTCCACGGGTGCCTGCACCTGACCGGGTACGACGACACCGACGACGACAGCGAACGCGAGATGCGGGCCAAAGAGCGCGAGTACCTCACGAAACTCGGACTGCCGGACATTGCGGGAAATTGA
- a CDS encoding rhodanese-like domain-containing protein has product MIPQIQPTDLKRALDANMPVVLLDVRQPDEHAFCALPNSLFIPLGELAGRVKEVPADGTPVVVYCHHGVRSLTGAAILRAAGLEALSLAGGIDRWSLSVDPAVPRY; this is encoded by the coding sequence ATGATCCCTCAGATCCAACCGACCGACCTGAAACGGGCACTGGACGCGAACATGCCTGTTGTGTTGCTCGACGTGCGCCAGCCGGACGAGCACGCGTTCTGCGCGCTGCCGAACAGCCTCTTCATTCCGTTGGGGGAACTGGCGGGGCGGGTGAAAGAGGTGCCGGCCGACGGGACGCCGGTGGTGGTGTACTGCCACCACGGCGTTCGGAGCCTGACCGGTGCGGCCATCCTCCGCGCCGCCGGCCTTGAAGCGCTCTCGCTGGCCGGTGGGATCGACCGCTGGTCGCTGTCGGTCGACCCTGCCGTGCCGCGCTACTGA
- a CDS encoding Uma2 family endonuclease: MSTAIRPPALATTPPPRGGAHRLAPHHWTIGEYRQLARAGLFHDVKTMLLHGELYVMPMPNPPHDMALNLTYEFLRVVCPAGHYVRNQQGFDIGTDNDPGPDLAVVLGSIRSTTTTPTRAALIVEVADTTLFTDTTTKAELYATAGVPEYWVIDLEHRQLRVFRDPQPLPAGLGATAYRTHATFGSTDHVSTLFAPTVSVSVSDLLP, encoded by the coding sequence ATGTCTACCGCGATTCGGCCGCCGGCTCTCGCAACCACCCCACCACCCCGCGGCGGGGCGCATCGCCTTGCGCCGCATCACTGGACGATTGGTGAATACCGCCAGTTGGCTCGCGCCGGGTTATTTCATGACGTGAAGACGATGTTGCTGCACGGGGAGTTGTACGTGATGCCCATGCCGAATCCCCCTCACGACATGGCCCTCAACTTGACCTACGAGTTCTTACGTGTTGTTTGTCCTGCCGGTCACTACGTCCGCAACCAGCAAGGTTTTGACATCGGTACCGACAACGATCCCGGGCCGGATCTGGCTGTCGTACTCGGTTCAATTCGCAGCACGACAACGACACCTACCCGTGCGGCCCTGATCGTTGAGGTCGCCGACACGACGCTCTTTACTGACACTACGACGAAAGCTGAGCTGTACGCGACCGCTGGAGTACCTGAGTATTGGGTGATCGATCTTGAGCACCGCCAACTGCGCGTGTTTCGTGATCCACAACCGCTGCCTGCTGGGCTCGGAGCCACGGCCTACCGCACGCACGCCACGTTCGGTTCGACGGATCACGTCTCGACCCTCTTCGCCCCGACTGTATCGGTGTCGGTGAGCGACCTCTTACCCTGA
- a CDS encoding alpha/beta hydrolase, whose amino-acid sequence MTALTRGGRPAVTRRRAAVLAVVCGAGVLAAWLAWPAPDGGIVYAAPGGTPLTLEIDYPAGPGPHPVVLFAPHRGDWDGSFKREDRCRILVKALTRAGYAVATIHYRLIGAHPFPAQIKDGKAAVRWLRANAGRLGLAADRVGAIGVSAGGYGVCMLGTTGPNDGFDDPGEEPVAGRVQAVVALGAPVDWTGGEWSTFVEAHYLRPFLGKTFAEDPALYARASPGAYATSDDPPVLLVHSAHDQLVPVAQARTFAAKLRRAGVTVELVEEAGAEHVWGGPRLEHTLTSVVKFLDANLRR is encoded by the coding sequence ATGACCGCTTTGACCCGTGGGGGCCGCCCCGCCGTGACCCGGCGCCGGGCGGCCGTGCTCGCCGTCGTTTGTGGGGCCGGCGTGCTGGCTGCGTGGCTGGCATGGCCGGCGCCGGACGGCGGGATCGTGTACGCGGCGCCGGGCGGAACGCCGCTGACCCTGGAGATCGACTACCCGGCGGGACCGGGGCCGCACCCGGTCGTTCTGTTCGCACCGCACCGCGGCGACTGGGACGGCTCGTTCAAGCGAGAGGATCGTTGCCGCATTCTGGTGAAGGCCCTCACACGCGCCGGCTACGCGGTCGCGACCATCCACTACCGACTCATCGGCGCGCACCCGTTCCCGGCCCAGATCAAGGACGGCAAGGCCGCCGTCCGGTGGTTGCGGGCGAACGCCGGGCGCCTGGGGCTGGCGGCCGACCGGGTCGGCGCGATTGGAGTGTCTGCCGGGGGCTATGGGGTGTGCATGCTCGGCACAACCGGCCCGAACGACGGGTTCGACGACCCCGGCGAGGAGCCGGTTGCTGGCCGTGTACAGGCGGTCGTCGCCCTCGGCGCGCCGGTCGATTGGACCGGCGGCGAGTGGTCGACGTTCGTTGAGGCGCACTACCTCCGCCCGTTCCTGGGCAAGACGTTTGCCGAAGACCCCGCTTTGTACGCGCGTGCTTCGCCGGGAGCCTATGCCACTTCAGACGACCCGCCGGTCCTGCTCGTCCACTCGGCCCACGACCAGTTGGTGCCGGTCGCCCAGGCCCGGACGTTCGCCGCGAAGCTGCGCCGGGCGGGTGTAACTGTTGAACTGGTGGAAGAGGCCGGCGCGGAGCACGTGTGGGGCGGCCCGCGGTTGGAGCACACGCTCACGTCCGTCGTCAAATTCCTCGACGCGAACCTGCGTCGCTGA
- a CDS encoding SMP-30/gluconolactonase/LRE family protein → MFRSLAAVAAAALVAVAVGPRPPLVGAEEPKLPMTLGSIDRRDAKLDALIPKDARIEVLAGGFKWTEGPVWDKKGNALLFTDIPNNRVVKWSAKDGVSDFLKPSGYTGKAEFKGQEPGANGLAFDKDGHLILCQHGDRRIARLKDGKFETLADKYMGKRFNSPNDLVLAKNGDIYFTDPPYGLPEQVKDPAKELDFQGVYRLSPKGEVTLLTKEMTRPNGVALAPDEKTLYVANSDPDKAVWMAFPIGADGALGKGKLLYDATADVKAAPNKGLPDGLKVDAKGNIFATAVNGVYVFSPEGTLLGRIVTNDKTANCGWGDDGTVLYLATNDKLTRVKTITKGLGW, encoded by the coding sequence ATGTTCCGCTCACTCGCCGCCGTTGCCGCCGCTGCGCTCGTGGCCGTAGCAGTGGGGCCGCGCCCCCCGCTCGTCGGGGCCGAAGAGCCCAAGCTCCCGATGACGCTCGGCTCCATCGACCGCCGGGACGCCAAACTCGACGCCCTGATCCCGAAGGACGCCCGGATCGAGGTCCTCGCGGGCGGGTTCAAGTGGACCGAGGGGCCGGTGTGGGACAAGAAGGGCAACGCGCTTCTCTTCACCGACATCCCGAACAACCGCGTCGTCAAGTGGTCGGCGAAGGACGGGGTCAGTGACTTCCTCAAACCGAGCGGGTACACCGGGAAGGCCGAGTTCAAGGGCCAAGAACCCGGCGCCAACGGGCTGGCGTTCGATAAGGACGGGCACCTGATCCTGTGCCAGCACGGCGACCGCCGCATCGCCCGACTCAAGGACGGAAAGTTCGAGACGCTCGCGGACAAGTACATGGGCAAGCGGTTCAACAGCCCCAACGACCTCGTGCTCGCGAAGAACGGCGACATCTACTTCACCGACCCGCCCTACGGCCTCCCGGAGCAGGTGAAGGACCCGGCGAAGGAACTCGACTTCCAGGGCGTGTACCGGCTCTCGCCCAAGGGTGAGGTCACGCTGCTGACCAAGGAGATGACTCGCCCCAACGGGGTCGCGCTGGCGCCCGACGAGAAGACGCTGTATGTCGCCAACTCCGATCCCGATAAGGCCGTCTGGATGGCGTTCCCGATCGGCGCCGACGGCGCGCTCGGCAAAGGCAAGTTGCTCTACGACGCCACCGCGGACGTGAAGGCCGCGCCCAACAAGGGGCTGCCGGACGGCCTCAAGGTGGACGCGAAGGGGAACATCTTCGCCACCGCGGTCAACGGCGTGTACGTGTTCAGCCCCGAGGGGACGCTGCTGGGTCGGATTGTGACCAACGACAAGACCGCGAACTGCGGCTGGGGGGACGACGGGACCGTACTGTACCTCGCTACCAACGACAAACTCACCCGCGTGAAGACCATCACCAAAGGGCTGGGCTGGTGA